CAGCAGAAGGCTTGTATGTGCTCTTCCCTTAAGGCAGCTGAGGGCAGCTTCTGTCTGTGCTGGCTTTGGGATGGGTGGAGAGGACCTCAAggaagtccagaggaggccgGGAAGGACCAGGAAGTGGTCTAAGAGCTGGAACATTACACTGATaggctgggagaactgggaatgTTcggcctggagaaggctccagggagccCATAGAGGCCTTTCCAGTGCCTGAAAGGGCTCCAAGAGAACTGGAAAGGACCTCTGGGCAAGAGCCTGGGGTGACAGGAGGAATGGCTTCTCACTGGCAGAGCGtgggtttagatgggatattgggaaacTCCTGTTTCATTTCTGTGAGCTACAAAATCTAACCAGCTGATATATTCACATTAGATCAAAATCTGGACGAGGGAAGGTAAAGATGGATTAGTCCAAttctaatggaaggtgtctctgcccagagccaggcAACTGGAACTACAGgatctttaaaatactttccaacacaaactgctggaggattctgtgattcctagAGCTGAGAGCAAAACTACAATTGTACTCAAGTTCTCAACAGCTGAGCAAACATCACAGCATCAAAGGAGTTTTAGGACTACAGCTTAGCCTTATATAGTCACCATACCAATTTACCAATCTCAAATTCGGCATCTTCATTGTCACTGCAGACTCTGGAATTGGTGCAAGTTCCTTATCCCAACATTAGGTAGCCCAAAGGCAGCAGAACAGGCACTGACAGAGCCAGAGGAGCTCTTTCTTGCTGGAGCAAACTACATATTTAAACTGCAAAAGGGTAGATTTGGGTTAGGTGCTCTCCTAAGCACCTTCATCCAGGACTCTCCACTGTGCACAGAGCACTTTTCATGCCTGCTCTGAACAGTCTTTGGAAAATAGAGCACGacctggctctggctctgggctcagcaaaccccaaacccaggaggagaaagaagcagcagctgttttgcAGCCATGCCCAAAAGAGACTGGAAGGGTATCCTCCCTCTGGTCTCACTTGGttgaggcaggagctgtgatTCCTCAGTTGTGGGGACCAGAACTGCACCCAggatcccagcactgcctgacAGCGCTCCATACAGTGGGATAGTTGTGTGTCAGCCCCTGAACTGAACTGCTGCttcatttgcttcatttttagtACACCCAAAGCTCACTGTAAATCAGAGAGGTCTCTGGCTCTgccctcttcctctcccttcgTAGGGAAGGACCGCTCTTGTGCTTTCTTGAGTAACTTCCAGTATTCCAAGCTCCTTTGCTCTCAGTGCATGCTTGCCATGGAATCCTTCAAAGCTGGAttcaaaaaatactgaagctGGCTCTTCTAAAATCCAGGGTCTTTGTCCTACTGCTGACCTTCAGTGTGCTCAGCAAGACCCTTAGGTCCACACTGTTGTGAAACCAGACCTTCAGGGCAGGGACCTTTCCAGCATGACCTGCCTTGTGCACaaaatgcagcacagaaaagaatGGCAGAAAAGCCCCAGCCTGTGTGCTCCAGGGCTCAGGCTTTGCTCCACTTCAGCTCCACAAAGATACAAATGAGGTGAAGAAGTTGAAATGTTTATTAATGGCAATCAAAGCAGAGGGATGAGCTcgggagaaggggaagggaacaaGCAGGGTctgagggctgcaggaagggaccAGTAAAGAGGGAAGGCAAGCTCAGgtgttcccagcagctccagcagttcCAGTGCCTGGAACTCCAGCTGCTGTCCTCTGATCTCCAGGCTGTCTCCTCTTGTATGGAATCTGCTGCTGTCCTGGTTGTCTCTCTTCAGAAGATGAACTTAGTAATGCAGCTCTTTCATTTAACATGACTTGAACTATCAGGTTTGTGTTGGAGGGGCTGTCATCTATGCTAAGGGCTTGAAGGGCTGAAATAAAGGGCAGACCCACGGTCAGAGTGAGGAAACCCCCTGAAAGGACCATTCCACCCAGCTCTTGCCATGGCCTGGAGGAAGCAGGACACAACAAGGATCAGCTGGAAGGTGCTGGCCACAAATCTCCCACAGACCTCTGAAGTGGCTCTGTGCTCTCCCCATGCTGCCCCTCATCCGTAGAAGGAGCAGAGCCATCTGCAGTTGAGGCAGGGATTGCAGcttcccctgccagctcctAATGACACCTCGCTGGTCTCACTCACCCTCACAGAtgagctgcagctcttctgGCTGCCCCCTCATGAGCACCCCGGCGATCCCTGGGAACACAGAGCCCGTCATGGCCCCTGGCCTGGATGCTGCAGCAATGGGGAAGGGAGGGACCGAGACCCCGGATTTGTAACTCACCAATAGACCTGAcggccgcctctcgcaggggcTCCTGCgggctctgcaggtagggcAGCGCCAggcgcaggtgctcggccgctcggctcctgtcctctgccagctgcagagaggggcAGGGCACGGAGGGAAGGGTTGGTGTGGGCCCTGGCCCTCGGCCGGCCGCTCCCTACGCCCGGCActgctccccctgcccacacagccctgaggcccggccagcagccgcaGGAGCCGGGCTCTGGACGGGGCGGAGGGCCCGGCGAGCCGCGGTGCCGCCCCGCGGCACAGCCCGGCTGGGTCGGGGCTCCGTCAGCACCGGGCTCGGGGCCAGAGGAGCCTGGAGCCGAGCCCGCGCGGCCCAGGGAAGGGAGCGGCGGGTGGGGCGCAGGCCGGTGCCCCTGCGGGCAGCACTGGGCAGgggccacagctgccagccccacagacTGGGCACCGAGGGCAGGCggcttctccaggctggggctggggctggggctggggcttcAGGCTGTCCTTACCACATGCTCGGCAAAGCTCCATGGGTCATCCGTCTTCAGCAGCCGCATGAGATCCCTTCTCTTCAGGAACTTGACTGCAGAAAGCAGCGTTTCCCGAGaggcctgcagagcagcagagagccaGAGATGGCACGGCAGCCCGGGGCACAGGGCCCGCGCCCCTGTGCCAAGGCCGGGAGGAGGCTGGAGGCCATGAGGAGCCAGGGTGTGGGGAGACAGCTGAGCCCCCTCCCATGGGGACAGCAGCGCCCAGGAGCCCTCACCTGTGCCACACGCCGGTTCTCATCATGGCAGTGGAAGAAAAGAGGGAGCAGGCTCTGGCTCACAAGCATCTtcaggggcttttttcccttttccaccaCTGATTCCATCACATCTTGGTAGAGGCCAATGGAGAGCCGCTGCACAAGGCTGTTGTCCtgttggaaaggaaaaaactcaGCACTGGATTCTCCTGGCCCCCCGGTGCACAGGCCCAAAAATCCACAGGGCACCACACTTCTGGGCAGCACCCAGTGCCCGTGGCTGGGGGCACAGAACCTTACATTGTCAAAGAGGGGCCGGAGCGCCTCAGCCAATTTTGGGGCTGTGGAGCTGGATGTTAGGATATCTTTGTTCAGGAGTAGATTTGTGAACACAGAGAGACTCATCTTGACCACCTCTATGTCTTCACTCCTCAGTAGCTCCAAAAGGCATTCAGACAGGCCGCACATTTTTTTGGCCTGTGTGGAACACAAGGTTGTGCTGTGAATCCATGGAAAGCTGCACCGCCGACATGGTTCCAGGGGTGCAACCCCACCTGCCTGCCATGGAGCCCAGAGGCCAAAGCCTGTCCTAAAGCACTCAGGCAGCTGAACAGCGACCCcggagagctgggagcagctgccacagctcccaaaGCCCAGCCAAGCCCAAGGCGGGGCTGCTTTCCCCAGCCCCAcgctgccagcacagcttcagctgctgcctccttctCACCATCGAGGGGTCCTTGCTGAGCACCACGAGGCCTCTGAGTGCCAGGTGACACCTCTCCACAGACTTGCTCTGCAGGTGCCTTGTCATGATCTCCAGGATGCTGATACCCCATTCACTCAAGTCCAGGCAGtcgaggacctgaaaggcacagagcagtgatgggagtgcccagctggcaggagctgagaagCACGCAGGGCTGagccaaggcagcagcacagggcgcGGGCACCGTCCCAGGCAGCTGGGGCtaggagagggcagagggctggcaggcagctgggcgaggcagcgctggccatCGGGCTCACCTCCACGAGGAACGCCAGGGCAGCAAGATCCCAGCgtggctcctccctgctgagccaccTGAGCAGGCGGAGTGCAATGGAGGAACAGAAGGGTAGGGTGACACGGCGCATCTCCCTGGTGGGGAGAAAAAGGCACCACTGCTCCTGAGCTGGGCGGCCAAACCTCTCCCAGGGCTGACTGACAGAGGTCTGTTCTTCTCCCGAGCACCCCGTGGGCGCTTTGGGAGGCGGCTGTTCCGgggcaccctcctctcccagccttttccagtctcctgATCCCTCCCTTGGTGACAaggccctgctgcccatgaCCACGGGGACCGGGTGGGGTGTTCCGGGCACAAAGGAGAGGGGCGGTGGGGAGAATGaggtctcacctggccagcagacccactgCATAGTGGTGGCTGTCGGCACAGAGCAGGGTGTCCCAGGCACACTTGCGTTCCATTACCATCAGTAAATCCAGAAAACGCAGATGGTGCAACAGTGCCTTCACAGTGTTCACTGCAAATCTGTATGCAGAGTAAAGCCCAGGTCATGCTGGGAGCCCAGGCTTCAGCCCTGGGGACGTGGGAGTGACAGGAGGACTGGGATGGAGCACCTATTGATATTGGTGGGAAGGCTATTTTCCTCCTGACATCTCTTCCAGAAAGTATTTATGTCCTCTGATTGCTGCTCTGTACTGATGAAAACTTggaagagcagagccacaaagAGATGGGGGGAATATTCCACAAATGGCTCTGGGCACCAGGGCAGGCGGAGAATCTCCCAAACCACCCTGGTTGCCTGCAAAGGATAAACCATCTAGAGACAGCACTCAGTGCTGAGTGGCAAGGCCTGAGCATACGAGGGAGAGGCCAGAGGAGACACAGGGGCAGCATCTGGCTCGTGCCCCTGAACCTGCCCCTAAGCCAGGTGCCAGCCCAGTGCCTGAGGCAGGGAGATGCGTTGCAGTGGGGGAGAGGATGGAGAGGCACTGGAGAAGCAACCTGTGTGCAAGCAATGGCCAGTtacagaaactcacagccagggcaaatACATCCTTATTGTCTCCATCAGAGGTGTACATTTTTTGCAGTGGCCAGccctccatcacacagagcagtttTGGCAGCACCTTTTCCAGTGTTATTCCTGATGAGGCTATGGTCTTCCACATGATTGCAGCACCTCTGCAGGACCAGAGCTGGGTGTCAGGGGGGTCTCAGCCAGAGCACTGTGGCCTGGGCAGCCACAAGGGCCCAGAGGACAGAGCCACAATGCCCTGAGGGGTAGGGAGGGAGCATGTCAGGAGGCTTATGGGCTGACaagccagggctgggaaatggagtgtcCAGTGGCTTCTGGAACTCTCTGCCTGTCTAGCAGACCCCATTGGACTGGCTGTACAGGGTGATGGGCCCTACAGACTGGTTAGACCTGAGCCCTCAAGGCAGGTGGGCCCTGTACCTGTCACATGATGGGGCACAGCGCAGGAGGGTCACTGCAACATCAGTGGGGTGTGCCTCAGTCAGCCTCAGGATGTCCATGAACAGCCAGTCGTCTGGAGGCCCATTGGACGCAAGCCTCTGGTGCATGTTCCTAACAAAGCCTGGCACCTGCAGAAGGCATGGGGAGACTTGaagagctgccacagcagcaaCTTCCCCAGCTTTCCCTGAGAAGTACTTCCCACCGCATTGGGCTGGGCCTCAAAGGCTGAGGAGACCCAGTGGAACTGGCTTGAAGGCACCACACTATTGCTGGGGACACCCAGCCCTAGCCACAGGCTGCTTACTTGACTTGGACTGGAGACAACTCTCTCCCCAAAAAgatccaggctgggagcagaagCTATGCTCTGAGTGGCTGTGGcgccaggctctgctggctctgcatGTTTACCAAGGGTAAACATGCTGATCATCTCTTGACACCAAGTGCCTGTGAGGTTCCTAAACATCTGCAAAAGAAGGAACAAtagggaagagagggaggatCCACTGAGTGCTCCAATGCTGATGCTCAGCTAACAAGGTGGGGATGGCTCTCAGTACCTGGCCCACAGAGTGCCAGCAGCTACGGGCAGAGTCTGGCCCTTGTGTCCGGTCCCTCcctgcatctggcaaagagcaaGGAATGCCAgagctgaagagctgcaggagaggccagagaacacagcccagccctgcggtccccaggcagggacagccccaggatgCCCCAGGCTACCAGGGAGTCCAGCACCAGCCCCTCTTCTGTCCTATCCATGGGCATGTCCACAGGGAAGGAatgggacaggatgggatgggacgggaCGAAGCGGGCTGCAGGCACCAGGCCTGTGGCCCGGGTCTTTCACTCAGCCTTCTACAGCAGCTGGAACTGTAGCAAGTAATTACCTTGCTGTGGTGGGGCACCACTAGGGCATTTTTCCACATTCTTGGGTAGGCTGGAAGGTCTCTCTGCCATGTCAGTGTCTGGATTTATGGCTGGTTGCAG
The Vidua macroura isolate BioBank_ID:100142 chromosome 7, ASM2450914v1, whole genome shotgun sequence DNA segment above includes these coding regions:
- the LOC128810164 gene encoding maestro heat-like repeat-containing protein family member 6, producing the protein MAERPSSLPKNVEKCPSGAPPQQDAGRDRTQGPDSARSCWHSVGQMFRNLTGTWCQEMISMFTLGKHAEPAEPGATATQSIASAPSLDLFGERVVSSPSQVPGFVRNMHQRLASNGPPDDWLFMDILRLTEAHPTDVAVTLLRCAPSCDRGAAIMWKTIASSGITLEKVLPKLLCVMEGWPLQKMYTSDGDNKDVFALAATRVVWEILRLPWCPEPFVEYSPHLFVALLFQVFISTEQQSEDINTFWKRCQEENSLPTNINRFAVNTVKALLHHLRFLDLLMVMERKCAWDTLLCADSHHYAVGLLAREMRRVTLPFCSSIALRLLRWLSREEPRWDLAALAFLVEVLDCLDLSEWGISILEIMTRHLQSKSVERCHLALRGLVVLSKDPSMAKKMCGLSECLLELLRSEDIEVVKMSLSVFTNLLLNKDILTSSSTAPKLAEALRPLFDNDNSLVQRLSIGLYQDVMESVVEKGKKPLKMLVSQSLLPLFFHCHDENRRVAQASRETLLSAVKFLKRRDLMRLLKTDDPWSFAEHVLAEDRSRAAEHLRLALPYLQSPQEPLREAAVRSIGIAGVLMRGQPEELQLICEALQALSIDDSPSNTNLIVQVMLNERAALLSSSSEERQPGQQQIPYKRRQPGDQRTAAGVPGTGTAGAAGNT